In Columba livia isolate bColLiv1 breed racing homer chromosome 6, bColLiv1.pat.W.v2, whole genome shotgun sequence, a single genomic region encodes these proteins:
- the LOC110361009 gene encoding CD59 glycoprotein-like, with protein MMWTVFSLLLVSSLFVLKSEALQCYTCVGSSDDDCNRQGTQQCPGHSDACAVFRGQASGVMKSCSFRSFCERARRDGSRAPGVSVHCCYSSNCNAKSLGSRVTISTSYIPLLIFTLLWHPLLKVT; from the exons ATGATGTGGACAGTCTTCAGCCTGCTTCTTGTCAGCTCCCTTTTTGTACTCAAAA GCGAAGCGCTGCAGTGTTACACCTGTGTAGGTTCTAGCGATGACGACTGTAACAGACAAGGAACCCAGCAATGTCCGGGCCATTCAGATGCGTGTGCGGTCTTTAGAGGACAAGCAA GTGGGGTGATGAAGTCCTGCTCGTTCAGGTCCTTCTGCGAGCGGGCGAGGAGGGACGGATCGCGAGCGCCCGGGGTGAGTGTTCACTGCTGCTACTCCAGCAACTGCAACGCAAAAAGCCTGGGGTCCAGAGTCACCATCTCCACCAGCTACATCCCTCTCCTCATCTTCACGTTGCTGTGGCACCCGCTGTTGAAGGTGacatga